The following are encoded together in the Roseivirga misakiensis genome:
- a CDS encoding bactofilin family protein produces MFSKEEKKSTNELSQTSNIIGKSTVLDGSIESGGNIRVEGKVHGNAKAKAKFVMGSDAYVDGNVVARSGEVAGKVNGNIEISELLILKPTAVINGDILTNQLVVEPGATFNGGCKMGHLAKDIVIEIPESRVTEK; encoded by the coding sequence ATGTTTTCAAAAGAAGAAAAAAAGTCCACCAACGAGTTAAGTCAAACGAGTAATATCATTGGAAAGTCCACCGTCTTAGACGGCAGTATTGAATCTGGTGGTAATATCCGTGTAGAAGGAAAAGTTCACGGAAATGCTAAAGCGAAGGCCAAATTTGTAATGGGTTCTGATGCCTACGTGGATGGAAATGTGGTAGCCAGATCAGGTGAGGTTGCGGGTAAGGTGAATGGCAATATTGAGATATCTGAACTCCTAATCTTAAAACCTACTGCAGTTATCAATGGCGATATCCTTACAAATCAGTTAGTGGTAGAGCCTGGCGCGACCTTTAATGGTGGCTGTAAAATGGGTCACCTCGCTAAAGACATTGTCATAGAAATTCCCGAGAGCAGAGTAACTGAAAAATAA
- a CDS encoding M23 family metallopeptidase: MARFKKTLSNWLNARHIFIIQNEEDFSEKATYKFTYARIVFFAFLTFLVVLTISIYLVNTVMAQWFDPRYAEQETRKDLVQMSISLDSLTQELESRDRFITSFKKIMKGDVSTDEVTADQPVRQVSGTDTEQLERTDSIFKAEFEQGSDFLLTGEIQNDELRQLYFFSPITGTISESFDPQGGHFGVDIVSKKDEPVRSIADGTVIMASWTQSEGNVIAVQHRDDLISLYKHNATLIKEVGDYITAGEIVAIIGNTGELTSGPHLHFELWYNGSAVNPVEFISF; encoded by the coding sequence AAACACTTTCTAACTGGTTAAACGCCAGGCACATCTTCATCATTCAGAACGAGGAAGATTTTTCAGAAAAGGCGACTTATAAGTTCACCTATGCTAGGATTGTTTTTTTTGCATTTCTCACATTTCTAGTCGTACTGACCATAAGCATTTACTTAGTGAATACAGTGATGGCCCAATGGTTTGACCCGAGGTATGCCGAACAAGAAACACGGAAGGATTTAGTGCAAATGAGTATTTCACTGGATTCATTGACACAAGAGTTAGAAAGTAGAGATCGGTTTATCACAAGTTTCAAGAAAATCATGAAAGGGGATGTCAGTACCGATGAAGTCACAGCTGATCAACCAGTCAGGCAAGTTAGCGGCACAGATACTGAACAGTTAGAAAGGACAGACTCAATATTTAAAGCAGAATTTGAGCAGGGGAGTGATTTTTTACTGACAGGTGAAATCCAAAACGATGAATTGAGGCAGCTCTATTTTTTCTCGCCTATTACAGGAACAATTTCCGAGTCTTTCGATCCGCAAGGTGGGCATTTTGGAGTGGATATCGTTTCGAAAAAAGACGAACCCGTCCGATCGATCGCCGATGGTACTGTTATAATGGCAAGCTGGACACAGTCCGAAGGAAATGTAATTGCTGTTCAGCATAGAGATGATTTAATTTCACTTTATAAGCATAATGCTACCCTTATAAAAGAGGTGGGAGACTACATAACTGCTGGAGAGATTGTGGCGATTATTGGTAACACTGGCGAACTAACCTCAGGGCCACATTTACATTTCGAGTTGTGGTACAACGGTTCGGCCGTAAATCCCGTAGAATTTATATCGTTTTAG